The following is a genomic window from Strix aluco isolate bStrAlu1 chromosome 3, bStrAlu1.hap1, whole genome shotgun sequence.
GCTAAATCCCCTGAAATCCTGTTCTGcgcctgctctcctctccccaaGCTCTGCCCTGGGCCAGCAAGGGCAGCACTCTCACAGCAGGAGGGCAACATATTTTCCTAACTTTCTCCTAAATTGTTTGAAAATGTAGTATCTTTTTATTTACTAAACACCTGTGTAACCCCTAAGATACCTGGCAATAAAATCAGGAGCTTTGAATGCAGATATTTGCTGGGAGCATTAGCAAGATGCTATGAAAACACGCAGAAAttagggagaaaaggagaaagcatgAGTTTTCTCACCATGAACTGCATCAACACAGTATAGCACAAAAGAAATCCCTGTTTTCAGGAGGAGACTTTCATACGAGCAGTTCTGGCCACCCACCATCCctacctgctgctgctttgctctgctcTCAACCCACACCCCAACTCCCCCGTTTTAGGAGGAGAAGCTGCTGGCCTCTGAGCTGACCCCTCGCCACGTAATTATTGGTTTTTAACGCTATTTGTGTTTCTTCCCAGGGATGCCCCATTCATGGAGACAGCTCCACCACTGCAGCAGGGCTCCCATTCTCTTTTTTGGCGAGATGCAGCCTCAAAGCATCATGCATGTTTGCCAGCGCTTGAACCTCCATCGTTTTCCTCCCCTCTGCACTCAGCCTGGGAACCACCTCTTTACACGAACTCACCCAGATTTTTACATGCAGGAACACttgcaaacaaagagaaaaaagggaaaaaaaattaaaaagcaactgTGCAAGTAGGGGAAAAGTGGTAAATCCATGGGTTTCCAGCCGCCCCCCTCACCTTCGCAGCTCTTGCTGTCGCCCAGGAGGATGTACCCACTGGGGCAGGTGCAGCGGTAGGAGCCGGGGAGGTTGACACAGGTGTGGGCACAGAGCCGGGGACCCTCTTCCCGCTTGTACACCTCGCACTCGTTGAGGTCtgcggagagaggaggggagCGGGTGCACGGCCGAGACCCTGCAGCCCACCCCACTGCCGCTGCTGCCGTCCCCCCCGGCGCAGCTCACCCTGGCAGAGGCCGTTGGCGGCCGTGCCGCTCATGTGGAAGCCAGGCTCgcagctgcagtgctgggtccGGTCAATCTGGGCGCAGCGGGGCTGTCGGCTGAACGCTGGGTCGTCCGTCACGCTCCaggaggggggagctgggggagacACCGCGGGATGGGGTTTGGAATGAGGTGGAGGACCGAAATATGCCTGGAGGGTGGTGGGGCACCCACACTGGCGGAGGGATCACCCACCCGTCTGTGCCTGGTACTGACAGGTGGCTCCAGTCCACTGCTGGGGGCAGAGGCACTTGTACTGGTTCAGCCCTTCCAGGCACGTCCCACCGTTCTGGCAGGGGCTGCTCGAGCACTCGCTGATCTCTGCAAAATAgccacattttttaatttaatctcattttattttatttgggaaGCAAGCCTCAGGAAGGCCGTATGCACCGGGCCGCTTTGGTACCCCACAGCACATTATAACCCATTTATTCTGACAAACTCAGACACTGGCTGTTTCCGATGCTGTGGCACTGCCCCAGTGCAAAGGTTTCCTACGACGCGGGGAGCCATCACAGCACTGATGCCTTTTCCcctcatctctgctgctgagctgcaggcaaGGCTCCAGCTGTAATTTCCAGTTTTCCTTGAGGATGAGAAACCCCAAATCACGGTCCGCAGTAGCCGCAGCATCCCTGGGATGTTGGCTAGCTGGGACCCAGAGACAGCTGTGATGCTTCCCAGTTTGGTGAACCCCAATAATCCCCCATGTTTAAATAAACCCAAATTGCATCCCACTCTTGCAAATGACAGCTGCAGGTGGAAGCAGCCCTACGAGcagccctgccatgggcagcccagAGCAGTACCTGCACAGCGGGGCTCCTGCCCGGTCCAGCTGCCGTTGGCCTGGCACGTCCGTGTGCTGGAGCCCAGGAGCTGGAAACCGGGGTCGCAGGTGAAATGAACCTCGTGCTCCACCAAATATTTGGTGCCAAACTTCCTCCCATCCGCAGGGGcttgcagggcagggcaggaggctgcaAGAGCACCGTGGGGAGGGGGGTCAGTGTTCAGATGGGTGCTTTGGGGGAGCACTGCCTTATCTTTCCTCCCTCCAACTCTACCTGAGCCACTGTTCACCCAGTTGCTCTGAGACCTTCTCTTTAACTGTTATTTTCCTCAGATATTGGCCTGCTGAGGTTAATCAGCATCATCCAGCCCCACAGGGAAAGCCCAGCAGGGATGCTGAGACTGAGCATCACTGGCAAGGGGTTTGGTGGCATTTTTGCCAGCCCTCTCAAGCTCCCTGCACAGGACTGTGGCTCTTTTGCTGGAGACATGGTTTTCCAGCCCACTTGCCTCCAGTGCTTTGCCAGGAGCTCTCTGCTTTGCAACTAAGGGCTTTTGAGCCTCCCCACAACTTACCAGGCTGGAGAAGTGCTCGAATTCACAAGCACAAATTGCCAGCATGGATACAGGTATCTCCATCCATGGAGATGCCTAAACCTCCACCCATCACAGCCCCGAGCATCCCAACCTGCCCACCCCAGTGTCCTCCAAGGCCATAAAAGCAACTGGTGGGACCCGGGGAGGACTCACTGGCTGGCGGCTTGGGGGTGGCTTTGGCCAGGGAGGCATGCAGGGTGCTCAGCCGGCTCTTCATCAGGCGGAGGCCCTCGGCGAAGCGCGTCTCCTGCCCCTTCAGCAGCTGCTGCATCTGTCGGATGGcggccaggagctgctgcctgctgaggCAGCTCTGTGGGGACAGGGCGGCCGCTCAGCGGGGGGGACATCACTCTGACCCCCCTCCTGCCATGTCACCCAGGACCCAACCTGCTGCACGCAGCCTGCCCCAGCTGTGGGACGATGCTCATGCAGGAGCTCTGCAGCACCAAAGGTCCCCTGAGATacctgattttatatttttttcctccatttactCAGATGCAGAAGGTTTTTTAGCCTGCGCAAGACATCCTCAGCTCAGGCATGGTCTCCTGCATCTAAATGGGTAACACAGCGCTACAAGCAGGGCTGTAATCACTTTGTTAGCCCTGGGAGAGATGCCATAACTCATGTTTCATCCTGCTGGAGCTAGAGCCCTGTCCCACTTCCACATTacaaaataagaggaaaacaGCTGTCTTGTGAGTTCTGCTGGGGCCAGGAACACTGGTGGGACTCCTGCCTGCAAACCGATTGCTACCACGGGGCTGACTCATGCAGGAGACGGGCATCATTATTATAGGTTTCCTGCAGAATTGACTTAAAACCGAAGAAAAAGAGCAAGGGCTGAGCAAAGTCAAGCCAGTTTTAGAGCTCAGAGGTTCACAGAGCGCATGGGGGAGAGAGCACACAGGGTCTGGTCTGGGTGGCACGAGGCTGGGGGCAAACGAGCTCTGGGGAAAGCAAGCCAAGCTGCTGGGCACCAGTCCACCTGGCCCAAGGGATTTCTTTCCCCCCTGAGCTACACCATGCAGGGGTGAAGTTATTCTTGTTTCCAAATAGCTACTGAGGGtttacaaagaagaaataaaagccagCCCCATGCAGCGTGCTGTGCTCTGCCTCCCTTGGTGCAGTTTTGGGGGGTCACGGGCTGCCGGTGGGGATGAGCCAGTCTGTGCCTGGAGCTCCGGGGTGCCCCGCGCCgagagggagggaggcaaagGCAAAGAGATGCCTGGCATGTAGCTCGCTTTAATAAACAGCTCTTTGTTAGGGCTGGTTTTAACTTCAAGAGCCAGCAGCCTGAACTCCCCACGGGATGCTGAACCGTGGCAAACCTCCACTCTCCCATAAAACCGGGAGGATCTTTGCTCCCTCTGTGCTCGATGGTGACTTCAGGTTTGGGCTAAGAAGGAGAAAAGAGCCCAAAAGAACCCGGGCCCGGTTTAAGCCCCGTTTAAGCTTCCCTCGCGGCTTTGCCCACCTGTTTGCTGGGGCCGGGGCAGGAGCGCGGTCTTGCGCAGGACGGGCAGACACAGCGCACTGGCACGGGGGGGCGGGGGTAAAGAGGAGAGGagaccttcccccaccccaaagaCCCTTTCCGAGAGGGgtcccccccccagctccccgctcACCTGGGGCGCCGGCGCcgccgggagcagcagcagcagcagcagcagcggcggcagcagcagcagcagcagcggcggcagcgggagGCGGCACCGCGCCCCCGGCATGGTCCGGCGGGCGGCGCGGCTCTCGGCCGCCGAGGAAGGGCTCTCTGGGGCGCCGGCAGCCGCctctccccgccccggcccggcccggcccggcagcgaGCGCTCCctcccgcgccgcccccgccccacGCGCGGCCGCGCTCCCCTGTGGAGCGGGACG
Proteins encoded in this region:
- the FBLN7 gene encoding fibulin-7 is translated as MPGARCRLPLPPLLLLLLPPLLLLLLLLPAAPAPQSCLSRQQLLAAIRQMQQLLKGQETRFAEGLRLMKSRLSTLHASLAKATPKPPATSCPALQAPADGRKFGTKYLVEHEVHFTCDPGFQLLGSSTRTCQANGSWTGQEPRCAEISECSSSPCQNGGTCLEGLNQYKCLCPQQWTGATCQYQAQTAPPSWSVTDDPAFSRQPRCAQIDRTQHCSCEPGFHMSGTAANGLCQDLNECEVYKREEGPRLCAHTCVNLPGSYRCTCPSGYILLGDSKSCEDINECALSQDNCTRGTTCINTGGGFQCVSPQCPQPTGNITYVKTSPFQCERNPCPMESRSCHQAPKTISFHYLPLPSNLLTPTPLFRMATAAAPGRPGPDSLRFGIVGGNNRGHFVMQRSDRQTGELILVQSLKGPQTIQVDVDMSEYLDRVFQAKHVSKITVFVSAYEF